A stretch of Vigna angularis cultivar LongXiaoDou No.4 chromosome 4, ASM1680809v1, whole genome shotgun sequence DNA encodes these proteins:
- the LOC128196190 gene encoding CLAVATA3/ESR (CLE)-related protein 45 translates to MSFLSLRGFFVLVCVGILASQPGMVSGLRSKDLALRWDQRQSPLAQIARVLKAVAMENLQSQSQLDLAPAPSLTFDPNQSNKRTVRKGSDPIHNRC, encoded by the coding sequence ATGAGTTTCTTGTCTTTAAGAGGGTTCTTTGTTTTAGTCTGTGTTGGGATTTTAGCTTCTCAACCAGGCATGGTTTCTGGCCTCAGAAGCAAAGATCTTGCTCTGAGATGGGATCAGAGGCAATCACCACTTGCTCAAATAGCTCGTGTCCTAAAGGCTGTTGCAATGGAGAACTTGCAATCACAATCACAGTTGGATTTGGCACCTGCACCTTCATTGACATTTGATCctaatcaatcaaacaaaaggaCGGTTCGAAAAGGGTCTGATCCAATTCACAATCGATGTTAA
- the LOC108346067 gene encoding probable arabinosyltransferase ARAD1 — translation MSEKIMFHSRFIFYVMIISMFLLVLSSLFLLQFSSHSLIPRSVLELILVNNASLYFMPNLKREKNVLPPYPSGDLNFQSQKSKESDCQASDSSKKTSSAGQKMNVASHPVRPLLRVFMYDLPPEFHFGLLGWKGSLNQTWPQVDNPEGIPRYPGGLNLQHSMEYWLTLDLLSSNTARVGHSCTAIRVQDSSQADVVFVPFFSSLSYNRHSKLHGEEKVSVNKMLQHKLVQFLMDQKEWKRSGGKDHLIIAHHPNSLLDARRKLGSAMLVLADFGRYPPQLANIKKDVIAPYRHLVRTIPRAKSASYEERTTLVYFQGAIYRKDGGAIRQELYYLLKEEKDVHFSFGSIGGNGINQASHGMALSKFCLNIAGDTPSSNRLFDAIVSHCVPVIISDEIELPFEDVLDYSDFSVFVRASDAVKKGYLLNLLRSIKRDEWNKMWERLKEITPHFEYQYPSQPGDAVNMIWQQIARKISSIRFNLHRKNRYQRSQLRVKTN, via the exons ATGTCAGAGAAGATCATGTTTCACTCAAGGTTTATATTTTACGTGATGATCATTTCTATGTTCCTTTTGGTCCTGTCATCCCTTTTCCTACTCCAGTTTAGCAGTCATTCTTTGATACCTAGATCAGTGTTAGAACTTATTCTTGTCAATAATGCGTCACTTTACTTCATGCCTAAtttgaagagagagaagaacGTACTCCCTCCTTACCCTTCTGGGgatttaaattttcaatcacAAAAGTCCAAAGAATCCGACTGTCAAGCTTCTGATTCAAGCAAGAAAACAAGTTCTGCAGGACAGAAGATGAATGTGGCATCTCACCCAGTTCGGCCTTTATTGAGAGTATTCATGTATGACTTACCCCCAGAATTTCACTTTGGGTTATTGGGTTGGAAGGGAAGTTTGAATCAAACATGGCCTCAGGTGGATAACCCTGAAGGTATTCCACGCTATCCAGGTGGTCTGAACTTGCAGCACAGCATGGAGTACTGGCTCACCCTTGATCTTCTGTCATCAAACACAGCTAGAGTTGGTCATTCTTGCACTGCAATCAGAGTGCAGGATTCAAGTCAAGCAGATGTAGTTTTTGTGCCATTTTTCTCATCTCTGAGTTACAACAGGCATTCCAAGCTTCATGGAGAGGAAAAAGTTAGTGTTAACAAAATGTTGCAACACAAATTGGTGCAGTTCTTGATGGACCAGAAAGAATGGAAACGTTCAGGAGGGAAGGATCATCTGATTATAGCCCACCATCCTAACAGCTTGTTGGATGCAAGAAGAAAATTGGGTTCTGCTATGCTTGTGCTTGCAGATTTCGGAAGGTATCCTCCTCAATTAGCAAATATCAAGAAAGATGTAATAGCCCCCTACAGGCACCTAGTACGCACCATACCAAGAGCTAAATCAGCTTCATATGAAGAACGTACCACACTGGTGTATTTCCAGGGAGCAATATACAGGAAAGAC GGAGGAGCCATTCGCCAGGAACTGTACTACCTcctgaaagaagagaaagatgtGCATTTCAGTTTTGGGAGCATAGGAGGAAATGGGATCAATCAGGCAAGCCACGGCATGGCCTTATCAAAATTCTGCCTCAACATTGCTGGTGATACCCCATCCTCGAATAGACTCTTTGACGCAATAGTAAGCCACTGTGTGCCTGTGATAATCAGTGATGAAATTGAGCTACCCTTTGAAGATGTTTTGGACTACTCAGATTTTTCTGTATTTGTGCGTGCTTCTGATGCTGTGAAGAAAGGCTACCTGCTGAATCTCCTTCGTTCTATCAAACGAGACGAGTGGAACAAGATGTGGGAAAGATTGAAGGAAATTACACCTCACTTTGAGTATCAGTATCCATCACAACCTGGGGATGCAGTGAATATGATTTGGCAGCAAATTGCAAGAAAGATATCTTCAATAAGGTTCAATTTGCACAGAAAGAACAGATACCAGAGATCTCAGCTTCGTGTTAAGACAAACTGA
- the LOC108344967 gene encoding gibberellin-regulated protein 6, with product MAMTKLLCVLLLALLAISMITTQVMAKDAAYHLDRSKNGPGRNYGPGSLKSSQCPSECSRRCSQTQYHKPCMFFCQKCCKTCLCVPPGYYGNKSVCPCYNNWKTKRGGPKCP from the exons ATGGCCATGACTAAGCTTCTCTGCGTTCTGCTTCTGGCTCTCCTTGCCATTTCCATGATCACAACTCAG GTTATGGCAAAAGATGCAGCTTATCACTTGGACCGA AGTAAAAATGGACCCGGGAGGAATTATGGACCTGGGAGTCTAAAGAGCTCAC AATGCCCTTCTGAATGCTCAAGAAGATGTAGCCAGACACAGTACCACAAGCCATGCATGTTCTTCTGTCAAAAGTGCTGCAAAACTTGCCTATGTGTTCCCCCTGGCTACTATGGGAACAAGTCTGTGTGCCCCTGCTACAACAACTGGAAGACCAAGCGTGGAGGACCCAAATGCCCTTGA
- the LOC128196355 gene encoding cysteine-rich receptor-like protein kinase 10 has protein sequence MSSEYAMHGQFSMKLDVFSFGVLVLEIVSGKKNTGFYQSNHADDLLIFAWKKWTEQTPMEFVDPTLRGSCSRNEVNRCIRYIGLLCVQENPSDRPSMATIALMLNSYSVTMSMPRQPASFLRGRNPNRFNRELDSDQSTTDQSTSCSIPYSVNEVFVTEVYPR, from the exons ATGTCTTCGGAATATGCAATGCATGGTCAGTTTTCCATGAAATTGGATGTGTTCAGCTTTGGTGTCTTGGTCTTGGAGATTGTGAGTGGCAAGAAGAATACTGGTTTTTATCAATCGAATCACGCTGATGACCTCTTAATCTTT GCTTGGAAGAAATGGACAGAGCAAACACCAATGGAGTTTGTGGATCCAACTCTGAGAGGTTCTTGTTCGAGAAATGAAGTAAACAGATGCATCAGATACATTGGTTTATTATGCGTTCAGGAAAATCCATCAGACCGACCATCAATGGCCACAATTGCACTTATGCTTAACAGTTATTCAGTGACCATGTCAATGCCACGACAACCAGCATCTTTCCTGCGTGGAAGAAATCCTAACAGGTTTAACCGAGAGCTTGACTCTGATCAGTCTACCACCGATCAATCTACCTCATGTTCAATTCCATACTCTGTGAATGAAGTATTCGTCACTGAAGTATACCCTCGCTAA